One Poecile atricapillus isolate bPoeAtr1 chromosome 31, bPoeAtr1.hap1, whole genome shotgun sequence genomic window carries:
- the C31H19orf47 gene encoding uncharacterized protein C19orf47 homolog isoform X4 → MATSEWLRFFEDAGIPPGPALGYAVAFVDNSRIHKNMLLDLTRELMKELGITAVGDVIAILRHAKVVHRQEMCRAASESLQPEAERAPGGSWRDREDRDQRDREDRDPRDRRDPRDRACAAAGRMISHSLQREPRQPRGTPGTGICVTVPNGADGSPSLPAAPGALAVPGRRRRVTAEMEGKYRISLPKGSTARSRKILQLQAASGLGRPSVFQRLGAEHKATAAPTGKPSGVFSRLGEAPAGPDPVVDPGGDPLDPGADPAGDAEALPYAGVLKRRRERAAASAAEPQDGAVSSSASASASGSASASVSSSGFGSGSGSRSGSSSGFCSGSGSGSRSGFGSGSGSGSGFCSGSGSGFCSSSGSRSGSSSGFCSGSGSGSRSGFGSGSGSGSGSGSGSRSGFGSGSSSGSGSGFGSGFGSGSGSGSGSGFGSGFGSGSGSGSPRPGRVSSSCGSLSVFRRLGRKPD, encoded by the exons CAGGATCCACAAGAACATGCTGCTGGACCTGACCCGGGAGCTGATGAAGGAGCTCGGCATCACCGCCGTGGGCGACGTCATCGCCATCCTGCGCCACGCCAAGGTGGTGCACAGGCAG GAAATGTGCCGGGCGGCCTCGGAGTCGCTGCAGCCGGAGGCCGAGCGGGCGCCGGGGGGATCCTGGCGGGATCGGGAGGATCGGGATCAGCGGGATCGGGAGGACCGGGATCCCCGGGATCGGCGGGATCCCCGGGATCGGGCGTGCGCGGCCGCGGGCAGGATGATCAGCCACAGCCTGCAGCGGGAGCCCCGACAGCCCCgcgggacccccggcaccgggaTCTGCGTCACCGTCCCCAACGGAGCCGACG GATCCCCGTccctccccgcagcccccggggcGCTGGCGGTGCCGGGCCGGCGGCGCCGCGTCACGGCCGAGATGGAGGGGAAGTACCGGATCTCCCTGCCCAAGGGATCCACCGCCCGCAGCCGCAagatcctgcagctccaggcgGCCTCAG GGCTGGGCCGGCCGTCGGTGTTCCAGCGCCTCGGGGCCGAGCACAAAGCGACCGCAGCCCCCACGGGGAAG CCCTCGGGAGTTTTCAGCCGCCTGGGGGAGGCTCCGGCCGGCCCCGATCCCGTCGTTGATCCCGGGGGTGATCCGCTGGATCCCGGCGCGGATCCCGCCGGCGACGCCGAGGCTCTGCCCTACGCCGGCGTCCTGAAGCGGCGCCGCGAGCGCGCGGCCGCGAGCGCCGCGGAGCCGCAGGACGGGGCCGTGTCCAGCTCCGCTTCCGCTTCCGCTTCCGGATCCGCTTCCGCTTCCGTGTCCAGTTCAGGTTTTGGTTCCGGTTCCGGTTCCAGATCCGGTTCCAGTTCCGGTTTTTGTTCCGGATCCGGTTCAGGTTCCCGTTCAGGTTTTGGTTCCGGTTCTGGTTCCGGTTCCGGTTTTTGTTCCGGGTCCGGTTCAGGTTTTTGTTCCAGTTCCGGTTCCAGATCCGGTTCCAGTTCCGGTTTTTGTTCCGGATCCGGTTCAGGTTCCCGTTCAGGTTTTGGTTCCGGTTCCGGTTCCGGTTCTGGTTCCGGTTCAGGTTCCCGTTCAGGTTTTGGTTCCGGTTCCAGTTCTGGTTCCGGTTCtggttttgggtcaggttttggttccggttccggttccggttccggttctggttttgggtcaggttt TGGTTCCGGTTCCGGTTCCGGTTCCCCGCGGCCAGGCCGGgtcagcagctcctgtgggagCCTCAGCGTCTTCCGCAGGCTGGGCCGGAAACCCGACTGA
- the C31H19orf47 gene encoding uncharacterized protein C19orf47 homolog isoform X3, with amino-acid sequence MATSEWLRFFEDAGIPPGPALGYAVAFVDNSRIHKNMLLDLTRELMKELGITAVGDVIAILRHAKVVHRQEMCRAASESLQPEAERAPGGSWRDREDRDQRDREDRDPRDRRDPRDRACAAAGRMISHSLQREPRQPRGTPGTGICVTVPNGADAPGALAVPGRRRRVTAEMEGKYRISLPKGSTARSRKILQLQAASGLGRPSVFQRLGAEHKATAAPTGKPSGVFSRLGEAPAGPDPVVDPGGDPLDPGADPAGDAEALPYAGVLKRRRERAAASAAEPQDGAVSSSASASASGSASASVSSSGFGSGSGSRSGSSSGFCSGSGSGSRSGFGSGSGSGSGFCSGSGSGFCSSSGSRSGSSSGFCSGSGSGSRSGFGSGSGSGSGSGSGSRSGFGSGSSSGSGSGFGSGFGSGSGSGSGSGFGSGFGSGSGSGSGSGSGSGSGSGSPRPGRVSSSCGSLSVFRRLGRKPD; translated from the exons CAGGATCCACAAGAACATGCTGCTGGACCTGACCCGGGAGCTGATGAAGGAGCTCGGCATCACCGCCGTGGGCGACGTCATCGCCATCCTGCGCCACGCCAAGGTGGTGCACAGGCAG GAAATGTGCCGGGCGGCCTCGGAGTCGCTGCAGCCGGAGGCCGAGCGGGCGCCGGGGGGATCCTGGCGGGATCGGGAGGATCGGGATCAGCGGGATCGGGAGGACCGGGATCCCCGGGATCGGCGGGATCCCCGGGATCGGGCGTGCGCGGCCGCGGGCAGGATGATCAGCCACAGCCTGCAGCGGGAGCCCCGACAGCCCCgcgggacccccggcaccgggaTCTGCGTCACCGTCCCCAACGGAGCCGACG cccccggggcGCTGGCGGTGCCGGGCCGGCGGCGCCGCGTCACGGCCGAGATGGAGGGGAAGTACCGGATCTCCCTGCCCAAGGGATCCACCGCCCGCAGCCGCAagatcctgcagctccaggcgGCCTCAG GGCTGGGCCGGCCGTCGGTGTTCCAGCGCCTCGGGGCCGAGCACAAAGCGACCGCAGCCCCCACGGGGAAG CCCTCGGGAGTTTTCAGCCGCCTGGGGGAGGCTCCGGCCGGCCCCGATCCCGTCGTTGATCCCGGGGGTGATCCGCTGGATCCCGGCGCGGATCCCGCCGGCGACGCCGAGGCTCTGCCCTACGCCGGCGTCCTGAAGCGGCGCCGCGAGCGCGCGGCCGCGAGCGCCGCGGAGCCGCAGGACGGGGCCGTGTCCAGCTCCGCTTCCGCTTCCGCTTCCGGATCCGCTTCCGCTTCCGTGTCCAGTTCAGGTTTTGGTTCCGGTTCCGGTTCCAGATCCGGTTCCAGTTCCGGTTTTTGTTCCGGATCCGGTTCAGGTTCCCGTTCAGGTTTTGGTTCCGGTTCTGGTTCCGGTTCCGGTTTTTGTTCCGGGTCCGGTTCAGGTTTTTGTTCCAGTTCCGGTTCCAGATCCGGTTCCAGTTCCGGTTTTTGTTCCGGATCCGGTTCAGGTTCCCGTTCAGGTTTTGGTTCCGGTTCCGGTTCCGGTTCTGGTTCCGGTTCAGGTTCCCGTTCAGGTTTTGGTTCCGGTTCCAGTTCTGGTTCCGGTTCtggttttgggtcaggttttggttccggttccggttccggttccggttctggttttgggtcaggttttggttCCGGTTCCGGTTCTGGTTCCGGTTCTGGTTCTGGTTCCGGTTCCGGTTCCGGTTCCCCGCGGCCAGGCCGGgtcagcagctcctgtgggagCCTCAGCGTCTTCCGCAGGCTGGGCCGGAAACCCGACTGA
- the C31H19orf47 gene encoding uncharacterized protein C19orf47 homolog isoform X5 encodes MATSEWLRFFEDAGIPPGPALGYAVAFVDNSRIHKNMLLDLTRELMKELGITAVGDVIAILRHAKVVHRQEMCRAASESLQPEAERAPGGSWRDREDRDQRDREDRDPRDRRDPRDRACAAAGRMISHSLQREPRQPRGTPGTGICVTVPNGADGSPSLPAAPGALAVPGRRRRVTAEMEGKYRISLPKGSTARSRKILQLQAASGLGRPSVFQRLGAEHKATAAPTGKPSGVFSRLGEAPAGPDPVVDPGGDPLDPGADPAGDAEALPYAGVLKRRRERAAASAAEPQDGAVSSSASASASGSASASVSSSGFGSGSGSRSGSSSGFCSGSGSGSRSGFGSGSGSGSGFCSGSGSGFCSSSGSRSGSSSGFCSGSGSGSRSGFGSGSGSGSGSGSGSRSGFGSGSSSGSGSGFGSGFGFGSGSGSGSGSGSGSGSGSGSPRPGRVSSSCGSLSVFRRLGRKPD; translated from the exons CAGGATCCACAAGAACATGCTGCTGGACCTGACCCGGGAGCTGATGAAGGAGCTCGGCATCACCGCCGTGGGCGACGTCATCGCCATCCTGCGCCACGCCAAGGTGGTGCACAGGCAG GAAATGTGCCGGGCGGCCTCGGAGTCGCTGCAGCCGGAGGCCGAGCGGGCGCCGGGGGGATCCTGGCGGGATCGGGAGGATCGGGATCAGCGGGATCGGGAGGACCGGGATCCCCGGGATCGGCGGGATCCCCGGGATCGGGCGTGCGCGGCCGCGGGCAGGATGATCAGCCACAGCCTGCAGCGGGAGCCCCGACAGCCCCgcgggacccccggcaccgggaTCTGCGTCACCGTCCCCAACGGAGCCGACG GATCCCCGTccctccccgcagcccccggggcGCTGGCGGTGCCGGGCCGGCGGCGCCGCGTCACGGCCGAGATGGAGGGGAAGTACCGGATCTCCCTGCCCAAGGGATCCACCGCCCGCAGCCGCAagatcctgcagctccaggcgGCCTCAG GGCTGGGCCGGCCGTCGGTGTTCCAGCGCCTCGGGGCCGAGCACAAAGCGACCGCAGCCCCCACGGGGAAG CCCTCGGGAGTTTTCAGCCGCCTGGGGGAGGCTCCGGCCGGCCCCGATCCCGTCGTTGATCCCGGGGGTGATCCGCTGGATCCCGGCGCGGATCCCGCCGGCGACGCCGAGGCTCTGCCCTACGCCGGCGTCCTGAAGCGGCGCCGCGAGCGCGCGGCCGCGAGCGCCGCGGAGCCGCAGGACGGGGCCGTGTCCAGCTCCGCTTCCGCTTCCGCTTCCGGATCCGCTTCCGCTTCCGTGTCCAGTTCAGGTTTTGGTTCCGGTTCCGGTTCCAGATCCGGTTCCAGTTCCGGTTTTTGTTCCGGATCCGGTTCAGGTTCCCGTTCAGGTTTTGGTTCCGGTTCTGGTTCCGGTTCCGGTTTTTGTTCCGGGTCCGGTTCAGGTTTTTGTTCCAGTTCCGGTTCCAGATCCGGTTCCAGTTCCGGTTTTTGTTCCGGATCCGGTTCAGGTTCCCGTTCAGGTTTTGGTTCCGGTTCCGGTTCCGGTTCTGGTTCCGGTTCAGGTTCCCGTTCAGGTTTTGGTTCCGGTTCCAGTTCTGGTTCCGGTTCtggttttgggtcaggttttg gttttggttCCGGTTCCGGTTCTGGTTCCGGTTCTGGTTCTGGTTCCGGTTCCGGTTCCGGTTCCCCGCGGCCAGGCCGGgtcagcagctcctgtgggagCCTCAGCGTCTTCCGCAGGCTGGGCCGGAAACCCGACTGA
- the C31H19orf47 gene encoding uncharacterized protein C19orf47 homolog isoform X1 has product MATSEWLRFFEDAGIPPGPALGYAVAFVDNSRIHKNMLLDLTRELMKELGITAVGDVIAILRHAKVVHRQEMCRAASESLQPEAERAPGGSWRDREDRDQRDREDRDPRDRRDPRDRACAAAGRMISHSLQREPRQPRGTPGTGICVTVPNGADGSPSLPAAPGALAVPGRRRRVTAEMEGKYRISLPKGSTARSRKILQLQAASGLGRPSVFQRLGAEHKATAAPTGKPSGVFSRLGEAPAGPDPVVDPGGDPLDPGADPAGDAEALPYAGVLKRRRERAAASAAEPQDGAVSSSASASASGSASASVSSSGFGSGSGSRSGSSSGFCSGSGSGSRSGFGSGSGSGSGFCSGSGSGFCSSSGSRSGSSSGFCSGSGSGSRSGFGSGSGSGSGSGSGSRSGFGSGSSSGSGSGFGSGFGSGSGSGSGSGFGSGFGSGSGSGSGSGSGSGSGSGSPRPGRVSSSCGSLSVFRRLGRKPD; this is encoded by the exons CAGGATCCACAAGAACATGCTGCTGGACCTGACCCGGGAGCTGATGAAGGAGCTCGGCATCACCGCCGTGGGCGACGTCATCGCCATCCTGCGCCACGCCAAGGTGGTGCACAGGCAG GAAATGTGCCGGGCGGCCTCGGAGTCGCTGCAGCCGGAGGCCGAGCGGGCGCCGGGGGGATCCTGGCGGGATCGGGAGGATCGGGATCAGCGGGATCGGGAGGACCGGGATCCCCGGGATCGGCGGGATCCCCGGGATCGGGCGTGCGCGGCCGCGGGCAGGATGATCAGCCACAGCCTGCAGCGGGAGCCCCGACAGCCCCgcgggacccccggcaccgggaTCTGCGTCACCGTCCCCAACGGAGCCGACG GATCCCCGTccctccccgcagcccccggggcGCTGGCGGTGCCGGGCCGGCGGCGCCGCGTCACGGCCGAGATGGAGGGGAAGTACCGGATCTCCCTGCCCAAGGGATCCACCGCCCGCAGCCGCAagatcctgcagctccaggcgGCCTCAG GGCTGGGCCGGCCGTCGGTGTTCCAGCGCCTCGGGGCCGAGCACAAAGCGACCGCAGCCCCCACGGGGAAG CCCTCGGGAGTTTTCAGCCGCCTGGGGGAGGCTCCGGCCGGCCCCGATCCCGTCGTTGATCCCGGGGGTGATCCGCTGGATCCCGGCGCGGATCCCGCCGGCGACGCCGAGGCTCTGCCCTACGCCGGCGTCCTGAAGCGGCGCCGCGAGCGCGCGGCCGCGAGCGCCGCGGAGCCGCAGGACGGGGCCGTGTCCAGCTCCGCTTCCGCTTCCGCTTCCGGATCCGCTTCCGCTTCCGTGTCCAGTTCAGGTTTTGGTTCCGGTTCCGGTTCCAGATCCGGTTCCAGTTCCGGTTTTTGTTCCGGATCCGGTTCAGGTTCCCGTTCAGGTTTTGGTTCCGGTTCTGGTTCCGGTTCCGGTTTTTGTTCCGGGTCCGGTTCAGGTTTTTGTTCCAGTTCCGGTTCCAGATCCGGTTCCAGTTCCGGTTTTTGTTCCGGATCCGGTTCAGGTTCCCGTTCAGGTTTTGGTTCCGGTTCCGGTTCCGGTTCTGGTTCCGGTTCAGGTTCCCGTTCAGGTTTTGGTTCCGGTTCCAGTTCTGGTTCCGGTTCtggttttgggtcaggttttggttccggttccggttccggttccggttctggttttgggtcaggttttggttCCGGTTCCGGTTCTGGTTCCGGTTCTGGTTCTGGTTCCGGTTCCGGTTCCGGTTCCCCGCGGCCAGGCCGGgtcagcagctcctgtgggagCCTCAGCGTCTTCCGCAGGCTGGGCCGGAAACCCGACTGA
- the C31H19orf47 gene encoding uncharacterized protein C19orf47 homolog isoform X2 → MATSEWLRFFEDAGIPPGPALGYAVAFVDNRIHKNMLLDLTRELMKELGITAVGDVIAILRHAKVVHRQEMCRAASESLQPEAERAPGGSWRDREDRDQRDREDRDPRDRRDPRDRACAAAGRMISHSLQREPRQPRGTPGTGICVTVPNGADGSPSLPAAPGALAVPGRRRRVTAEMEGKYRISLPKGSTARSRKILQLQAASGLGRPSVFQRLGAEHKATAAPTGKPSGVFSRLGEAPAGPDPVVDPGGDPLDPGADPAGDAEALPYAGVLKRRRERAAASAAEPQDGAVSSSASASASGSASASVSSSGFGSGSGSRSGSSSGFCSGSGSGSRSGFGSGSGSGSGFCSGSGSGFCSSSGSRSGSSSGFCSGSGSGSRSGFGSGSGSGSGSGSGSRSGFGSGSSSGSGSGFGSGFGSGSGSGSGSGFGSGFGSGSGSGSGSGSGSGSGSGSPRPGRVSSSCGSLSVFRRLGRKPD, encoded by the exons GATCCACAAGAACATGCTGCTGGACCTGACCCGGGAGCTGATGAAGGAGCTCGGCATCACCGCCGTGGGCGACGTCATCGCCATCCTGCGCCACGCCAAGGTGGTGCACAGGCAG GAAATGTGCCGGGCGGCCTCGGAGTCGCTGCAGCCGGAGGCCGAGCGGGCGCCGGGGGGATCCTGGCGGGATCGGGAGGATCGGGATCAGCGGGATCGGGAGGACCGGGATCCCCGGGATCGGCGGGATCCCCGGGATCGGGCGTGCGCGGCCGCGGGCAGGATGATCAGCCACAGCCTGCAGCGGGAGCCCCGACAGCCCCgcgggacccccggcaccgggaTCTGCGTCACCGTCCCCAACGGAGCCGACG GATCCCCGTccctccccgcagcccccggggcGCTGGCGGTGCCGGGCCGGCGGCGCCGCGTCACGGCCGAGATGGAGGGGAAGTACCGGATCTCCCTGCCCAAGGGATCCACCGCCCGCAGCCGCAagatcctgcagctccaggcgGCCTCAG GGCTGGGCCGGCCGTCGGTGTTCCAGCGCCTCGGGGCCGAGCACAAAGCGACCGCAGCCCCCACGGGGAAG CCCTCGGGAGTTTTCAGCCGCCTGGGGGAGGCTCCGGCCGGCCCCGATCCCGTCGTTGATCCCGGGGGTGATCCGCTGGATCCCGGCGCGGATCCCGCCGGCGACGCCGAGGCTCTGCCCTACGCCGGCGTCCTGAAGCGGCGCCGCGAGCGCGCGGCCGCGAGCGCCGCGGAGCCGCAGGACGGGGCCGTGTCCAGCTCCGCTTCCGCTTCCGCTTCCGGATCCGCTTCCGCTTCCGTGTCCAGTTCAGGTTTTGGTTCCGGTTCCGGTTCCAGATCCGGTTCCAGTTCCGGTTTTTGTTCCGGATCCGGTTCAGGTTCCCGTTCAGGTTTTGGTTCCGGTTCTGGTTCCGGTTCCGGTTTTTGTTCCGGGTCCGGTTCAGGTTTTTGTTCCAGTTCCGGTTCCAGATCCGGTTCCAGTTCCGGTTTTTGTTCCGGATCCGGTTCAGGTTCCCGTTCAGGTTTTGGTTCCGGTTCCGGTTCCGGTTCTGGTTCCGGTTCAGGTTCCCGTTCAGGTTTTGGTTCCGGTTCCAGTTCTGGTTCCGGTTCtggttttgggtcaggttttggttccggttccggttccggttccggttctggttttgggtcaggttttggttCCGGTTCCGGTTCTGGTTCCGGTTCTGGTTCTGGTTCCGGTTCCGGTTCCGGTTCCCCGCGGCCAGGCCGGgtcagcagctcctgtgggagCCTCAGCGTCTTCCGCAGGCTGGGCCGGAAACCCGACTGA